A window of the Oncorhynchus clarkii lewisi isolate Uvic-CL-2024 unplaced genomic scaffold, UVic_Ocla_1.0 unplaced_contig_9617_pilon_pilon, whole genome shotgun sequence genome harbors these coding sequences:
- the LOC139395964 gene encoding caspase-6-like isoform X2 gives MSCPVNKDTKVTGSLEKDNKTSQTTGPSENLTETDGYFCSSFSMDPAEEYKMNHKRRGLALIFNQEHFFWHLRMPPRNGTNADRSNLVKRFEDLNFEVQAFDNLKVEEVLDQISQAAEANHADADCFVCVFLSHGENDHVYAYDDKIAIQDITALFKGDKCKSLVGKPKIFILQACRGDKHDDPVTPMDVVDSEVKTNEVVVDAGVVYTLPAGADFIMCYSVAEGYYSHRETINGSWYIQDLCGAMWKFGDSLEFTELLTLVNRKVSMRSVGNCNDKTAIGKKQVPCFASMLTRKLYFRPKKQ, from the exons ATGTCGTGTCCAGTGAATAAAGACACTAAAG TCACAGGAAGCTTGGAAAAAGACAACAAAACATCCCAGACGACAG GTCCTAGTGAGAACCTTACAGAAACAGATGGGTATTTCTGCAG TTCTTTCTCTATGGACCCTGCGGAGGAGTACAAGATGAACCACAAGCGGCGAGGCCTGGCTCTCATCTTCAACCAGGAGCACTTCTTCTGGCATCTGAGGATGCCCCCCCGCAACGGGACCAATGCTGACCGCTCCAATCTGGTCAAAAG ATTTGAGGACTTGAACTTTGAAGTGCAGGCCTTTGATAATCTGAAGGTGGAGGAAGTTCTGGATCAAATCAGTCAGG CGGCTGAGGCCAACCATGCTGATGCAGACTGCTTCGTGTGCGTCTTTCTGAGCCACGGAGAGAACGACCACGTCTATGCTTACGACGACAAGATCGCTATCCAGGACATCACTGCCCTGTTCAAAGGAGACAAGTGTAAGAGCCTGGTGGGCAAGCCCAAGATCTTCAtactacag GCGTGCCGTGGGGACAAGCATGACGATCCAGTGACCCCCATGGACGTGGTGGACAGCGAGGTGAAGACCAACGAGGTGGTGGTGGACGCTGGGGTGGTCTACACCCTCCCTGCTGGCGCTGACTTCATCATGTGTTACTCTGTGGCTGAAG GCTACTATTCCCACCGCGAGACGATCAACGGCTCCTGGTACATCCAGGACCTGTGTGGGGCCATGTGGAAGTTTGGAGATTCCCTGGAGTTCACGGAGCTCCTGACCCTGGTCAACAGGAAGGTGTCCATGAGGAGCGTCGGGAATTGTAACGACAAGACCGCCATCGGGAAGAAACAGGTCCCCTGCTTCGCGTCCATGCTCACCAGGAAGCTCTACTTCCGACCCAAGAAGCAGTAA
- the LOC139395964 gene encoding caspase-6-like isoform X3, whose product MSCPVNKDTKGSLEKDNKTSQTTGPSENLTETDGYFCSSSFSMDPAEEYKMNHKRRGLALIFNQEHFFWHLRMPPRNGTNADRSNLVKRFEDLNFEVQAFDNLKVEEVLDQISQAAEANHADADCFVCVFLSHGENDHVYAYDDKIAIQDITALFKGDKCKSLVGKPKIFILQACRGDKHDDPVTPMDVVDSEVKTNEVVVDAGVVYTLPAGADFIMCYSVAEGYYSHRETINGSWYIQDLCGAMWKFGDSLEFTELLTLVNRKVSMRSVGNCNDKTAIGKKQVPCFASMLTRKLYFRPKKQ is encoded by the exons ATGTCGTGTCCAGTGAATAAAGACACTAAAG GAAGCTTGGAAAAAGACAACAAAACATCCCAGACGACAG GTCCTAGTGAGAACCTTACAGAAACAGATGGGTATTTCTGCAG CAGTTCTTTCTCTATGGACCCTGCGGAGGAGTACAAGATGAACCACAAGCGGCGAGGCCTGGCTCTCATCTTCAACCAGGAGCACTTCTTCTGGCATCTGAGGATGCCCCCCCGCAACGGGACCAATGCTGACCGCTCCAATCTGGTCAAAAG ATTTGAGGACTTGAACTTTGAAGTGCAGGCCTTTGATAATCTGAAGGTGGAGGAAGTTCTGGATCAAATCAGTCAGG CGGCTGAGGCCAACCATGCTGATGCAGACTGCTTCGTGTGCGTCTTTCTGAGCCACGGAGAGAACGACCACGTCTATGCTTACGACGACAAGATCGCTATCCAGGACATCACTGCCCTGTTCAAAGGAGACAAGTGTAAGAGCCTGGTGGGCAAGCCCAAGATCTTCAtactacag GCGTGCCGTGGGGACAAGCATGACGATCCAGTGACCCCCATGGACGTGGTGGACAGCGAGGTGAAGACCAACGAGGTGGTGGTGGACGCTGGGGTGGTCTACACCCTCCCTGCTGGCGCTGACTTCATCATGTGTTACTCTGTGGCTGAAG GCTACTATTCCCACCGCGAGACGATCAACGGCTCCTGGTACATCCAGGACCTGTGTGGGGCCATGTGGAAGTTTGGAGATTCCCTGGAGTTCACGGAGCTCCTGACCCTGGTCAACAGGAAGGTGTCCATGAGGAGCGTCGGGAATTGTAACGACAAGACCGCCATCGGGAAGAAACAGGTCCCCTGCTTCGCGTCCATGCTCACCAGGAAGCTCTACTTCCGACCCAAGAAGCAGTAA
- the LOC139395964 gene encoding caspase-6-like isoform X1, producing MSCPVNKDTKVTGSLEKDNKTSQTTGPSENLTETDGYFCSSSFSMDPAEEYKMNHKRRGLALIFNQEHFFWHLRMPPRNGTNADRSNLVKRFEDLNFEVQAFDNLKVEEVLDQISQAAEANHADADCFVCVFLSHGENDHVYAYDDKIAIQDITALFKGDKCKSLVGKPKIFILQACRGDKHDDPVTPMDVVDSEVKTNEVVVDAGVVYTLPAGADFIMCYSVAEGYYSHRETINGSWYIQDLCGAMWKFGDSLEFTELLTLVNRKVSMRSVGNCNDKTAIGKKQVPCFASMLTRKLYFRPKKQ from the exons ATGTCGTGTCCAGTGAATAAAGACACTAAAG TCACAGGAAGCTTGGAAAAAGACAACAAAACATCCCAGACGACAG GTCCTAGTGAGAACCTTACAGAAACAGATGGGTATTTCTGCAG CAGTTCTTTCTCTATGGACCCTGCGGAGGAGTACAAGATGAACCACAAGCGGCGAGGCCTGGCTCTCATCTTCAACCAGGAGCACTTCTTCTGGCATCTGAGGATGCCCCCCCGCAACGGGACCAATGCTGACCGCTCCAATCTGGTCAAAAG ATTTGAGGACTTGAACTTTGAAGTGCAGGCCTTTGATAATCTGAAGGTGGAGGAAGTTCTGGATCAAATCAGTCAGG CGGCTGAGGCCAACCATGCTGATGCAGACTGCTTCGTGTGCGTCTTTCTGAGCCACGGAGAGAACGACCACGTCTATGCTTACGACGACAAGATCGCTATCCAGGACATCACTGCCCTGTTCAAAGGAGACAAGTGTAAGAGCCTGGTGGGCAAGCCCAAGATCTTCAtactacag GCGTGCCGTGGGGACAAGCATGACGATCCAGTGACCCCCATGGACGTGGTGGACAGCGAGGTGAAGACCAACGAGGTGGTGGTGGACGCTGGGGTGGTCTACACCCTCCCTGCTGGCGCTGACTTCATCATGTGTTACTCTGTGGCTGAAG GCTACTATTCCCACCGCGAGACGATCAACGGCTCCTGGTACATCCAGGACCTGTGTGGGGCCATGTGGAAGTTTGGAGATTCCCTGGAGTTCACGGAGCTCCTGACCCTGGTCAACAGGAAGGTGTCCATGAGGAGCGTCGGGAATTGTAACGACAAGACCGCCATCGGGAAGAAACAGGTCCCCTGCTTCGCGTCCATGCTCACCAGGAAGCTCTACTTCCGACCCAAGAAGCAGTAA
- the LOC139395964 gene encoding caspase-6-like isoform X4, translating into MSCPVNKDTKGSLEKDNKTSQTTGPSENLTETDGYFCSSFSMDPAEEYKMNHKRRGLALIFNQEHFFWHLRMPPRNGTNADRSNLVKRFEDLNFEVQAFDNLKVEEVLDQISQAAEANHADADCFVCVFLSHGENDHVYAYDDKIAIQDITALFKGDKCKSLVGKPKIFILQACRGDKHDDPVTPMDVVDSEVKTNEVVVDAGVVYTLPAGADFIMCYSVAEGYYSHRETINGSWYIQDLCGAMWKFGDSLEFTELLTLVNRKVSMRSVGNCNDKTAIGKKQVPCFASMLTRKLYFRPKKQ; encoded by the exons ATGTCGTGTCCAGTGAATAAAGACACTAAAG GAAGCTTGGAAAAAGACAACAAAACATCCCAGACGACAG GTCCTAGTGAGAACCTTACAGAAACAGATGGGTATTTCTGCAG TTCTTTCTCTATGGACCCTGCGGAGGAGTACAAGATGAACCACAAGCGGCGAGGCCTGGCTCTCATCTTCAACCAGGAGCACTTCTTCTGGCATCTGAGGATGCCCCCCCGCAACGGGACCAATGCTGACCGCTCCAATCTGGTCAAAAG ATTTGAGGACTTGAACTTTGAAGTGCAGGCCTTTGATAATCTGAAGGTGGAGGAAGTTCTGGATCAAATCAGTCAGG CGGCTGAGGCCAACCATGCTGATGCAGACTGCTTCGTGTGCGTCTTTCTGAGCCACGGAGAGAACGACCACGTCTATGCTTACGACGACAAGATCGCTATCCAGGACATCACTGCCCTGTTCAAAGGAGACAAGTGTAAGAGCCTGGTGGGCAAGCCCAAGATCTTCAtactacag GCGTGCCGTGGGGACAAGCATGACGATCCAGTGACCCCCATGGACGTGGTGGACAGCGAGGTGAAGACCAACGAGGTGGTGGTGGACGCTGGGGTGGTCTACACCCTCCCTGCTGGCGCTGACTTCATCATGTGTTACTCTGTGGCTGAAG GCTACTATTCCCACCGCGAGACGATCAACGGCTCCTGGTACATCCAGGACCTGTGTGGGGCCATGTGGAAGTTTGGAGATTCCCTGGAGTTCACGGAGCTCCTGACCCTGGTCAACAGGAAGGTGTCCATGAGGAGCGTCGGGAATTGTAACGACAAGACCGCCATCGGGAAGAAACAGGTCCCCTGCTTCGCGTCCATGCTCACCAGGAAGCTCTACTTCCGACCCAAGAAGCAGTAA